The sequence GATTTTAAATTGTTCTCATTCAGATTCCAGACAGAAAATGGACACGGTAGCTCAGACAAAGCAACGagaaatatgcattaaaaattaataattctgAATGCCTATTGTTAGGGAAAAATGACAGTCTCTAAGTCCGGAAGTGGGTTGGAGGGGGTTAGGGACAGGctgacagttttgttttttttttttttttttttgattgacaTCAGTGAGTTAGCTCAACCTGACATAGGACTGAACTGAAAAAAGAGAGACTTGCTGGATGAAGCTTTTGTTGTAGTAACATTCGACTTATGTTTCTCACTTGTTCCAATATTAATGACTTGTTCTAATAAAATGACTCCTTTGATACGGaatcaggttttttttcctactatgTATATAGGAGCAATTGACAAGTTATTTTATTAGATCGAGTTTTTTACTCTGGTGTGCAGAACACATCAACACTTTGCTGCCTTTCAACAGCAAAGACCAcgcaaatgtttttttttgctcaggATCTACAGCTCCTTTTATGAGGAAGTGGGTGGCTCTAAAAAGAGCCTTTGTGTTGCTTTTGAGGTGGGAAGAGTCCCCGGGTTTTTACTTGCTTTTAGCCTTGTGGCTGTCGGTCTTCttgggcagcagcacggcctgGATGTTGGGCAGCACCCCACCCTGCGCGATGGTGACCTTGCCCAGCAGCTTGTTGAGCTCCTCGTCGTTGCGGATGGCCAGCTGCAGGTGGCGGGGGATGATGCGCGTCTTCTTGTTGTCGCGGGCCGCGTTGCCCGCCAGCTCCAGGATCTCGGCCGTCAGGTACTCCAGCACGGCCGCCAGGTACACCGGGGCGCCGGCGCCCACCCGCTCCGCGTAGTTGCCCTTGCGCAGCAGCCGGTGCACGCGGCCCACGGGGAACTGCAGCCCGGCCCGCGACGAGCGCGACTTGGCCTTGGCCCGCGCCTTCCCGCCCTGCTTCCCGCGCCCAGACATGGTTCCGAcgcagccccgccgccacccAAGCTGACGTGCAACACGCGTCGCTACGCCCCCCGCCCGACCCCTTTTATAGCCTCCCCGCGCGGCCCGGCTTGCCTTCCGATTGGCTGCGGCGCCCTCTCGCTCGCTCCGACCAATGGCGCTGCGGATCCAAATCCACCCAATGGGGagcgggccccggccccggcccatCCCGCGCGCTGCCCCCGCCCGCCAGCGGCGCTTCCGCGGGGGCGCTCCCGGGGCGGGCCCCGATCGTGCCTCGCCCCCGCTGGCGGCgggccccggccgtgcccccggGCCGTGCCCCCGGGCCGTGCCCCAGCCGGGCATCCCGCCGGGAAAAGCGTCCCCGCCTGCCCGAAGAGATCGGAGGGGTGCAGCCGCCTCCCAGGAAGAAGGGGAACATGTGCTAGTGCCGCGGTCGTTTAGAAATGCCCCCGTTTGCAAATGCCGCTACAGGATTACGTTGGTTGTTGTTTAGTTGTTCGTTAAGGTTTAATTTACAAACCGCATTTGCAACCCCACACTACTGATAGGTGTAGAAACCAGCCAGGAACATGAAACAAAGGGAACTTCTCTGAGCAGTCACCTATAAATCTAATCAAACGAGCATAGTGTTTGTTAGGCTGTTCCGCAGAGCATTAGAGGTCAGTCTGGGATGCTTTACTCAGAGAACATCTCAACAATCAACTTCGCCAAGATTCAAGATGTCTGTCTGGTATGGTCTGCTCTCGTTTTATGGACAGATTCAtatacatttttcctctttcattgtTCTAATTACTTACGTTTTCTATTTCCTAATATCTTTTTCATTATCTTCCATATATTTCTAGCAAGGGCACACACTATCCTTGTCTAAACCAACGAACAAGCCTGCACCCTGGAATTAGCTGCATCCTTGTGCTATCCCATAGTGCTTGGCAGGCTCCTCCTCCATTTTCCCCACAGCCCGGAATTCTGCTCTCTCCTTTAAATAAATTCCAGTTCTGCCTGGTTGTTTTTCCCACCTTCATTCCGTGATGCTGTTATGCTCTGACCTATCACTCTTCTTTGTAATTCATATCATAGGAGCTGAGATGCATATCACAAAATCATAATGAACTGAACAGAGTGGATACTAGACTACTCTGCTCACCCTGGATACTAGCAGTATGGTGTGACAGGGAAAATCAAAGACCCCACACCCACCAGGCCATCCATGATGCACCTAACCCCTccccgcaaaaaaaaaaaaaaaaaaaacaaaccaaaacaaaacaaaaaaacccacgaCATCTCACAGTCTCAGATAAATTCTGCAAGTCAGATTAAGCAAGAATCACATCATTCTTTCCAGAAGGGTACAATAACAGGAATTCTCAACCAAACTGCTAAGACTATGCCAGTCATGGCAAGAGgattacaaacaaaaataataatttcatagcATATAATATAGAAATTGCtatttaaatactaaaaatcGATTCAGCTCTCCTTCAATAAGTAAACTAACAGCATGATGTGTGTGTTTGCGTCTATTTTATGCACTTCCTTATTCTATCCCTTTTTGACTGGTATCAGGGTAGTGAGCTGCAACACTGTCCCTCGTGtctattttcatatatatttccTTAAGAAAGGCACAAAACCCCGTGTAATTCAATGGATTTGAATGCTTTGCCAAAGCAAATTTCATTGATCTGTTCCTATTTAAGGACTCCAGTCACTCAGTGTCATTACCAGAAGCCAAAGACAACACACGCAGATAAAGGGAAAAATTAATCTAGATGCTGTGAGTATTGTCAGtttagaaatgaaattgtttcaCAATCATTTCTGAGTGCTTTCACTGTaactggggaagaaaaggttGGCAGCAATCCTCAGTGCTGGATTTGACCTTCCTGTCATAGCCCGTCACTTGTGTGACTGGTGAAGAACGAAGCGGTTACAGGAGCGAACGGATTGAAGCACGAGCACCCCCAGAACCCACTGCTTTGATAAAAGCAACAAAGAATTTGTCTGTTTGTGCTCTTTCCACTTAGAACTGTGCTAAaggcaagggaaagaaaaaaaaatatctcccgGATTAATTTAGCTGAAGACAAACCAGAGATCAGGTCATTCAGATGAAGTACGAACCAGTTTCTACACGCACAGTCCCAGCCATGTGTGTTTGCAATTTATCCAAAACCACAGAACAATGCGAGAAGCCTCGTGAGCGAGCACCACACAAGAGGAGGTAGGCACCCTGTCCTTGGACTCttcccagaaaacaaacaaaaaaaaaattgtttcctggAGAATTTGTATAGTCAAATCCAGCTCTCCTGCATGGACTCAAAGCCCATTCAGGAGCACCCTCCTCCTATCTCACCCCTacacctgtatttttttccctccccagggcATCTTAGAGATCTAGCAGTTGTAGGAACCtacctctctctttccccctgCCTTCAACCTGGGCAGGGCGAGGAAGCTTTGTTTCTGACGTTATGCACATTCCTTGTGCATGAAATTTCCCTTTTTGAGACCGCTGACACATTTGGCAAATCCAAATCCTTTTCCATGTCTGAAGAGGATAGTTAGAGCAATAGGCAGACGTTCACTGTttctacagaagaaaagagttGGCTCACTTATGTGAGAATACGGCAAATGGAACCCtaaacaaaaagattaaaagtaaataaataaatcagatttaaGTGAAGGAATGGAATGGATCAAATGACTCCAGCAGGCAACTGATGTAATCACAGGCCTGCTAGGGAGATTTTCTGGATCTTGAATGACAGGGACAGAGGTCGTTACCCCAGAACAAATTCCTCTTCTCAGGCTCTTTCCTGGGCTGGATGGATGATTGTATTATTAAGTCCAACATCAGAAGTACCACAATGATACCCCTACCCCCCAAATTACTGCTCATATATTTCACtctaaagaataaaaaaatccaagtatttaaaataaataaacagattatATCCCATGAATCTTTTCCAGTGATGTTTAAGATGCTGTTGACACAATTGTAACTAACCGCTGAACCGGGAAGAAAACTGTTGCAAAAAAAAGATTGTATCCAGaactcatgaaaataaaatcaaagtgtGAGTTTGGGTCATTAACCATTTTGTCTCCTTAAAATGGATTTAATCTCAAAACACTGAATATTCAGCTAAGTCTGAGATTTATAGCCAATGAAAGGCATTGTTTGAGCCATCTGGTAGTCTGGCAGCCTACGATTATTGTAAATTCTCTGTATTgaaatctaagaaaaaaatcaccagtgTCTGGATATATTTACCTGGAAATTGATTTATTCTTAGAGGACTCATTCTTAAGGCACTAAAGACACCCACTGCAATCCCTtccacaaggaaaacaaagttctACTAACCGCTTTTATGCGACataatacttttaaaagtaactctttgtagttgttgttttaaaagcaggatAAAGACACCTACATAGTTAATCACTAATCTTGTACTCAAATTCAGTGTTCCAGACAAAATTCATTTGGGAAAGACTTATTGCCCACACAAACTTATTCCACCAGTCTTTTTTACAATGTCTTGTAGACAGTTTTGTCTTCAAGATCCCACAAGATTTTATTCTCATTTGAAATAGActgcaaatatttgtttcttgcATGTGGTAAGGGTTATTAGAATATTGTCTCTGTCagcataaaaaatgaaacaagataaatatttcaatcaaaatcagaaaaaaaattaagatggaaaatgaaaatgccctttaaaaaaaaagacctgcagCTATAAAAACTTAACTTCACAGAACTTGGAACCAGAGATTTTACACAAGTGAAATTATCTGTCAAGCTCTTAGACTTGTTTACCgatttttatttgaagtattCTGTCCAAGACACATCCAGTGGGTATCTGACATTTGATATGAAGTTAGCCTTTCAAATACATAAACTTTTATAATTACTAGTATTAgacttacctttttttttttaaaaaaaaaatgagtcctGATATATTCAAAAGTTTCTAAACCATTTCTTATGGCCTTTGTTGGTAGACGATAGAAGCCTAACTGTATGTATTATTTATAATGTAGCTATTGCTCTTCTTTCCTGAGGTTCAGAATGCCTGTATCGTACCCCAACGCCAGTAAAGAACCTCCTCCCCTTCCATCTGTATGCTACATTTATACATATCGCAAGGAAGCCAGTATTTTGATACACTGAACATTTATTGTCTTTCACAAGACAAAATGAAGTTTCCCCTGCCGATGAAAGCCATCAAGAGGACTGTAAAGGGGACAGGGTGCAAAATTCCAGTGTACAGTATACGCAAATTACCTCCCTGACTACCCCGGAAGAAAGATGATTGATCAATCTCActgcaactaaaaaaaaaacaggattataaaatatttacagaaaagaacagtacagaaaataaaaattggacaACCATGTGTATGAAATGCTGCTAACACTTGTCTGGCTCCTTAAAAATCGGTTCCACTACCCTCACCAGAGCATTCAGGATGTGAAAGGACTCAAGCAGAGCGGAGGTGCCTCCCACTCCcatgcccccctccccagagtACCACTCCCTCCCTCTAAGGAAGGGGGAGGGCTCGAGGGAAGCAGCATCGCCTTACTGACTGTAATTTCCTTCCACCAAGTAGACATGCTAGCTCCGAAAGGAGGTGCCTAGCCACACCTCATCCGCAGCAGTCTCTACTCAGAGCATACTGGGCGAGTTGACCTGTGGGTAGGGAACTATTCCCTGTCATGCGAGCCCTTCCATTGCTTGCAGAAGgacctttccttcttcctccgTGGTGGTCAGATCTGTGTTCAGAGGGCAGGAAAGCTGACTAGGACAGGTCACAGGAGACCTTCCATTTCCTTCATGAAAGCTTCATACACATCATCCTTTGTCTGTACAGAGATAGGGGCAGACGATCCAGCCTTAGGGGCAGCTTTGGTTAATGGGAGCGCAGGCTCATCATCCTGTTTTCTCTGGgaggcagccagagcccctTTATTCTCCCGGCGCACTCGcaaggcagtgggcacaaagcGAGTGATTTCTGCCTTGGGGTTAGTGATCTGTGGCTTAGCACTGATAGTAGCCGTAGCCTTCTTCTCGATGGTGGCTGCACTGGTGTCATCCGCCTTGGGGCGCTGAATCAAGCTGGGCGGGGCACTCAGCACCCCGGGATTTGGAatgggagctggggggaaaaGCCCAGGTGGAGCAGGTCCTAACGGAGGCACCAGAGGTGGCCGTAACATGCCTGGGCGAGGAGGAGGGATTCCTGTAAGACAAAGAGAAAGCATGAGCTGGCTCCACGCTTGGGAATTCTAAAGCCTCTggataaaaataatgcaagggCTCAGAAAGCCAAGGAACATCAACAGAAGGGAGTAGCACTGTCTttagagaaggagggaggggaaataTTTAACCATGCACCAATTGCTAGTTCCCACCAAGAAGGTAGAAGGAAGAAGAATTAGGACAAGAAAAGTGCCCCTCCGACTTTGAGAACTACAGGATCCCATGTATTCCTCTCTTTCAAGTTTCAAAGTAAtctgaaaattaagttttttgATGATTTATTCCACTGGAATTTAAAGCAGCATCACAAGCACATggccagcaaaaaaaaaaaacaaaccacgcCCTATCTCCAACTCAGAAACAGGCCAACAGAAGTTTAAACTCTgaaattccctttttttaatgacagataTCTTGCTACCAAGCTATATGCAGCAGTATGGAATTATTTGTTACTGCACCGTAAAAGAGACGGTGCCAAGGGGCAAACCAGGAAAAACTTACAGGTGTGCTTTCAGCCACACGTACAGGAACAAAGGGAAATCGGTAGCAAGGCATTATTTTA comes from Anser cygnoides isolate HZ-2024a breed goose chromosome 1, Taihu_goose_T2T_genome, whole genome shotgun sequence and encodes:
- the LOC106045109 gene encoding histone H2A; the protein is MSGRGKQGGKARAKAKSRSSRAGLQFPVGRVHRLLRKGNYAERVGAGAPVYLAAVLEYLTAEILELAGNAARDNKKTRIIPRHLQLAIRNDEELNKLLGKVTIAQGGVLPNIQAVLLPKKTDSHKAKSK